One Palaemon carinicauda isolate YSFRI2023 chromosome 5, ASM3689809v2, whole genome shotgun sequence DNA window includes the following coding sequences:
- the LOC137640643 gene encoding uncharacterized protein encodes MKTAIKMDEKYSLQTMIFLLLQMTYLVQGLRITKVSVPGPLVTGEGGWLECEWDLENDGLYAVKWYLGLSEFYRWTPGEPTEEKTFRIEGNPVRVDMTSSHQGRVRIQQVTLDAGGVYRCEVSAEAPSFHTESAVALMRVVDLPDRKPLITGAQISYQMHEDVMLNCSSPNSQPPATLKFYVNDEQADPKWLIRYDTLKIPGSNFNPAIFLETSVLGLKFPLWPRLLRQGNANVKCTAEIPDLYWDSSEIYIAGDIPYHASIMEDRASATLSSASTHGKMTGHHQILVASVLVYMRMM; translated from the exons ATCTAGTCCAAGGTCTAAGAATAACTAAGGTTAGCGTCCCTGGGCCCTTGGTGACCGGAGAGGGAGGCTGGTTGGAGTGTGAGTGGGACCTGGAAAATGACGGCCTGTATGCCGTCAAATGGTATTTGGGTCTCAGCGAGTTCTATCGATGGACGCCCGGTGAGCCCACCGAAGAAAAGACTTTCCGGATCGAAGGGAATCCCGTCCGGGTGGATATGACGTCCTCTCATCAGGGCCGAGTTCGAATCCAACAAGTGACCCTCGACGCGGGCGGTGTTTATCGCTGTGAGGTATCTGCTGAGGCGCCATCTTTCCACACCGAATCTGCAGTGGCACTTATGAGAGTAGTAG aTCTTCCAGACAGGAAGCCCCTGATCACGGGGGCTCAAATAAGTTACCAAATGCACGAGGACGTCATGCTAAACTGCTCGTCCCCCAACTCCCAGCCTCCGGCTACTTTGAAGTTTTACGTTAATGACGAACAG GCTGACCCAAAATGGCTCATCCGCTACGACACCCTGAAGATCCCAGGCAGCAATTTCAACCCTGCAATTTTCCTGGAGACGTCTGTCCTCGGCCTCAAGTTTCCCCTGTGGCCACGGCTCCTTCGCCAGGGAAACGCTAACGTCAAGTGCACGGCAGAGATACCAGACTTGTATTGGGACAGCAGCGAGATCTACATCGCGGGGGACATTCCTTACCATGCTTCCATCATGGAGGACAGAGCGTCGGCGACACTGTCTTCGGCATCCACAC ACGGAAAGATGACTGGACACCACCAAATCCTTGTGGCATCTGTCCTTGTGTACATGAGGATGATGTGA